GGAATCTCTACACAACTTTTGTAGGTGTATCATTGATTTGTATGCTAACGTGTACCTAAGAGAGCCTACTTTGCACGACATTCATCGTTTGTATGATGGTCATGAAAGGATTCATGGTTTTCCGGGCATGTTGGGTAGTATAGATTGTATGCACTGGGCATGGGCAAAATGTCCAGTTGCGTGGAGAGGACAGTATATGCGAGGTGATCACAGTCACCCAACTATTATGCTTGAAGCGGTCGCCTCGTATGATAATTGAATTTGGCATGCGTATTTTGGTGTAGCGGGTTTAAACAACGATATTAATGTGCTAAACACTAGTGATTTGTTCAACTCAATGCTTAATGAGGAAATGCCGGACGTTCCTTATGAAATAAACGGGGTTCATTATAGCAGGGGGTATTATTTAGCTGACGGTATTTACCCAACTTGGGCGGCCTTTGTTAAGGGATTTTCAAGTGCCGTTGACGAAAAACGTACTTACTTTACTAAGAAACAAGCGAGTGCTCGCAAAGATGTTGAAAGAACGTTTGGGATCCTTCAAAGCCGTTGGCATATTCTTCAGCAACCCGTACGAGCTTACGAGGTGAATATAATGAGACAACTAATGTACACCTGCATCGTGATACACAACATCATTATCGAAGACAATGGATACAACCTTGCTGAGAATGATTGGGTAGTTGAGCCCGTCCAACATATACAACGTACGTGGATCGATAGGTGCGACGCTCGAGCAAGAAGAACGGGGGAGTTACGTGATAGAGAAGTGCATGAAGGCATACGATCTGATTTGGTTGAACATTTGTGGGATCTTCGTGACGACCTATGAATTTTATTACGTAttagtttattttatgaattttaataaatgtaatggtttattttatgaattttagttaatgtaatagtttattttatgaattttaatcaattattttgtttttatattaaattagttaaatacaatatttaaaattcaatttaaaaaaataaaaaataaaaaatggacaCTTAAATCGACCGTGGACACCTCCACCTTACACACTGTCAGTCAATTTTAATGTCAAAAATAGACACTG
This window of the Rutidosis leptorrhynchoides isolate AG116_Rl617_1_P2 chromosome 7, CSIRO_AGI_Rlap_v1, whole genome shotgun sequence genome carries:
- the LOC139859335 gene encoding uncharacterized protein, which translates into the protein MNDILSYSANPLPYYFRWFHRRQDSRGKWSISPHLKMTAALRQLAYGYTPDALDEYLQMSERVARESLHNFCRCIIDLYANVYLREPTLHDIHRLYDGHERIHGFPGMLGSIDCMHWAWAKCPVAWRGQYMRAGLNNDINVLNTSDLFNSMLNEEMPDVPYEINGVHYSRGYYLADGIYPTWAAFVKGFSSAVDEKRTYFTKKQASARKDVERTFGILQSRWHILQQPVRAYEVNIMRQLMYTCIVIHNIIIEDNGYNLAENDWVVEPVQHIQRTWIDRCDARARRTGELRDREVHEGIRSDLVEHLWDLRDDL